A genomic region of Exiguobacterium sp. Helios contains the following coding sequences:
- a CDS encoding NUDIX hydrolase — MDIKFTVGQQRFNHRAAAVIVKEGHLLIHRNVRDDFWALPGGRIRLMESGAEAVIREIKEELGLAAEVSRFLSVHENFFTYDEISFHEVGFYYEVTVLHEMTVMTEEFFGVEGQELMYRFIPLEELSTVTLYPVQLQTMIEAGKWDRLFRDNEKTS, encoded by the coding sequence ATGGATATTAAATTTACCGTGGGACAGCAGCGGTTTAACCACCGGGCCGCAGCAGTGATCGTCAAAGAAGGTCATCTGTTGATTCACAGAAATGTCCGGGATGATTTTTGGGCATTGCCGGGCGGACGGATACGTTTGATGGAATCAGGAGCAGAGGCTGTCATCCGCGAAATCAAAGAAGAGTTGGGTCTTGCGGCAGAGGTCAGCCGTTTTCTATCGGTTCACGAAAACTTTTTTACATATGATGAAATTTCTTTTCATGAAGTCGGATTTTATTATGAAGTAACCGTGTTGCATGAGATGACGGTCATGACTGAAGAATTTTTTGGGGTGGAGGGACAAGAATTAATGTACCGGTTTATTCCGCTTGAGGAGTTATCGACGGTCACCCTCTATCCCGTTCAGTTGCAGACGATGATTGAAGCAGGGAAGTGGGATCGGTTGTTCCGGGACAATGAGAAAACGTCTTAA
- a CDS encoding SDR family oxidoreductase yields MREEELEQMHQQARGQTQDQQPGIEAEMNPEPVYDDPEYVGSGKLKGKVALITGGDSGIGRAVAIAYAKEGANVAIVYLNEGRDAEKTKQLIEGYGVKALALAKDVSQPENAQPIIDQVIQEFGQLNILVNNAGKQFPQDDFLAITPDQLKETFETNLFSMFYLTQAALPHLNKEDSIINTSSVTAYRGAPSLIDYSATKGAITTLTRSLASNLIEKGIRVNAVAPGPIWTPLIPATFTKEKVEAHGEDTPMKRRGQPSENAPAYVYLASRDSSYVTGQTIHINGGDYITS; encoded by the coding sequence ATGCGTGAGGAAGAATTAGAGCAGATGCATCAACAAGCACGGGGACAAACACAGGATCAACAACCCGGAATCGAAGCCGAAATGAATCCGGAACCGGTGTACGACGACCCGGAATACGTCGGATCAGGTAAGTTGAAAGGCAAAGTGGCGTTGATAACGGGCGGAGACAGCGGCATTGGGCGTGCCGTCGCGATTGCTTATGCCAAAGAGGGCGCAAACGTCGCCATCGTGTACTTAAATGAGGGACGGGATGCAGAAAAAACGAAACAATTGATTGAAGGGTATGGTGTCAAGGCACTGGCGCTTGCGAAAGATGTCAGTCAACCGGAGAACGCCCAACCGATCATTGATCAGGTCATTCAAGAGTTTGGTCAATTGAATATCCTGGTCAACAATGCCGGAAAACAGTTCCCGCAAGACGATTTCTTGGCAATCACACCGGATCAGTTAAAAGAGACGTTCGAAACGAATCTCTTTTCAATGTTTTATCTGACGCAGGCTGCGTTACCGCATTTGAACAAGGAAGATTCGATCATCAATACATCGTCCGTCACGGCGTATCGCGGGGCACCATCACTGATCGATTACTCGGCAACCAAAGGGGCAATCACGACGTTGACGCGTTCGCTGGCGTCAAACTTGATTGAAAAAGGGATTCGCGTCAATGCCGTTGCACCCGGTCCGATTTGGACGCCGCTCATCCCGGCAACGTTCACAAAAGAAAAGGTGGAAGCACACGGGGAAGACACACCGATGAAACGACGCGGCCAACCGTCGGAAAACGCACCGGCGTATGTCTACCTGGCGTCACGCGACTCCAGTTACGTCACCGGTCAAACGATTCATATCAACGGCGGCGATTACATTACATCATAA
- a CDS encoding GntR family transcriptional regulator, protein MQFDQRSPVYLQVVRWFKEQIATEELKCGQEIPSRREIAAQLGINPNTAQKAYKEMEEQNLITTERNVPSKITMDQEIVKKVRTEMLDEAVAQFIEAVQAIQIPLGEVVTKVETVYQSTERRKVDA, encoded by the coding sequence ATGCAATTTGACCAAAGAAGCCCGGTGTATCTTCAAGTCGTCCGTTGGTTCAAGGAACAAATCGCAACGGAAGAACTGAAGTGCGGACAGGAAATCCCATCGCGCCGGGAAATCGCCGCGCAGCTGGGAATCAATCCAAATACAGCGCAGAAAGCCTATAAAGAGATGGAGGAACAAAATTTGATCACGACAGAACGAAACGTCCCGAGTAAAATCACGATGGATCAGGAAATCGTCAAAAAAGTCCGGACGGAGATGCTCGATGAAGCCGTCGCCCAGTTCATCGAGGCCGTCCAAGCGATTCAGATTCCGCTTGGTGAAGTCGTCACGAAAGTCGAAACCGTCTATCAATCAACGGAACGGAGGAAGGTCGATGCTTGA
- a CDS encoding ABC transporter ATP-binding protein, producing the protein MLEVHGLKKRYGRKKPILEGVSFSVRPDSITCLIGLNGEGKSTILKAIMGLVPVDAGTVLVDGEVSRDKIAFVPDLQTMPGYMTIGDALLYMGDYYPDWNPKVAEELMGLFKLLTTDKILELSKGNQAKFSLVLGFALDRPYLLLDEPFAGIDLFTKEQIAWIFSSHYMEGRGILMTTHEIIEIEHLIDRVVFLQDGRIIDEHDTEEMREVYGKSVQDRMREVYQR; encoded by the coding sequence ATGCTTGAAGTCCATGGCTTAAAAAAACGATACGGTCGGAAAAAACCGATTCTTGAAGGTGTCTCCTTTTCGGTGCGTCCGGACAGCATCACCTGTCTGATCGGCTTAAACGGGGAAGGGAAATCAACGATCTTAAAAGCGATCATGGGACTTGTCCCGGTTGATGCCGGAACCGTCCTCGTCGATGGCGAAGTCTCACGTGACAAAATTGCCTTCGTTCCAGACCTGCAGACGATGCCCGGCTATATGACGATCGGGGATGCTCTTCTTTACATGGGCGACTATTATCCGGACTGGAATCCAAAGGTCGCCGAAGAGCTGATGGGGTTGTTCAAGTTACTGACGACCGACAAAATTTTGGAATTGTCAAAAGGAAATCAGGCGAAGTTCAGTCTCGTGCTTGGTTTTGCACTCGACCGTCCGTATTTGTTACTCGACGAACCGTTTGCCGGAATCGATTTATTTACGAAGGAACAGATTGCCTGGATCTTTTCGAGTCATTACATGGAAGGACGCGGCATCCTGATGACGACACATGAAATCATCGAAATCGAACACTTGATTGACCGGGTTGTCTTTTTGCAGGACGGTCGGATCATCGATGAACACGATACAGAAGAGATGCGTGAAGTATACGGAAAATCGGTCCAGGACCGGATGCGGGAGGTTTATCAGCGATGA
- a CDS encoding C40 family peptidase gives MKSYYALPLTALLLTATVSPVATFAATPTKAETPKPLSEKALAKKKAAITKLATSLIGTPYKEGGTTTKGFDASGFTQYVYQKSDLKLERTIAKQATMPLKTVTLKKAMPGDLLFVQAKKAKAPNFVGIYTGKNKFVAVTTKKVESQDLTWSYYAKQDIIIKSYQ, from the coding sequence ATGAAATCGTATTATGCCCTTCCATTAACAGCCCTCTTACTGACAGCGACGGTTAGTCCGGTCGCGACATTTGCTGCAACACCGACTAAAGCCGAGACACCAAAACCATTATCGGAAAAAGCACTTGCGAAAAAGAAAGCCGCGATTACAAAACTTGCTACATCATTGATTGGGACTCCGTATAAAGAAGGTGGCACGACAACAAAAGGATTTGATGCATCCGGCTTCACGCAATACGTGTATCAAAAAAGTGATCTGAAACTCGAACGGACGATTGCAAAACAAGCTACGATGCCTCTTAAAACCGTCACACTCAAAAAAGCGATGCCGGGCGACTTGTTATTCGTTCAGGCGAAAAAGGCGAAAGCGCCGAACTTCGTCGGAATCTATACCGGTAAAAATAAATTCGTTGCCGTGACAACGAAAAAGGTCGAATCGCAGGACCTGACGTGGAGTTACTATGCGAAACAGGATATCATCATCAAATCGTATCAATAA
- a CDS encoding MFS transporter, translated as MSSSSTRLSQADWLLIATLSMLTFVLGTSEFVIVGILSEIADGLNITIAKAGTLVSAFAIAFAIGTPITMSLTGHLERRKLMLSLIFVWIILNICSGIAPNYELLLLSRIVTAVLTGVLISLAMVVASDSVPIAKRGVAVSFIFGGFTMANVLGVPIGTFIGQHAGYAASFWLTSSLGVIALLAVLKVVPVQQSESSGSIREQLSLLANPRIMIAFFIPSFGFGATYVVYTYLVPVLELELKLPSAWISPILLAYGVVSIFSNILAGKIASRNPIGRLRFVFIVQAIVLAALYVTTASVSLGLINIALMSLMSILLTTSTQIYLIDLAEKFNPEAKGLAASLMPVASNVGIAFGSALGGLVYANGPIMNIALVGGAVAILAAALTAVSHRLDQRS; from the coding sequence ATGTCATCATCATCGACTCGTTTGAGTCAAGCCGACTGGCTGTTAATCGCGACGTTATCCATGTTGACTTTTGTCCTTGGAACAAGCGAATTCGTCATCGTCGGTATTTTATCTGAAATTGCGGACGGTCTGAACATCACAATTGCGAAAGCCGGCACGCTCGTCTCCGCCTTTGCGATCGCCTTCGCCATCGGAACACCGATTACGATGTCCTTGACCGGACACCTTGAGCGGCGGAAGTTAATGCTCAGTCTGATTTTTGTCTGGATTATTCTGAATATCTGCAGCGGGATCGCACCGAATTATGAACTGTTGCTGTTGTCTCGGATCGTGACGGCTGTTCTGACGGGTGTCCTGATTTCACTGGCGATGGTCGTCGCAAGCGATAGTGTACCGATCGCAAAACGCGGCGTCGCCGTCTCGTTCATCTTTGGCGGATTTACGATGGCAAACGTTCTCGGTGTGCCGATCGGTACATTTATCGGACAACATGCCGGTTACGCCGCCTCGTTTTGGCTGACAAGCAGTCTTGGTGTCATCGCCCTGCTTGCTGTCTTGAAAGTCGTTCCGGTCCAGCAATCGGAATCGTCCGGCTCGATCCGCGAACAGCTCAGTTTACTCGCCAATCCACGGATCATGATTGCCTTTTTCATTCCGTCGTTCGGATTTGGTGCGACATACGTCGTCTATACGTATCTCGTCCCCGTGCTTGAGTTGGAACTGAAATTGCCGTCGGCCTGGATCAGTCCGATTTTACTCGCCTACGGTGTCGTCTCAATCTTCAGTAATATACTGGCCGGAAAAATCGCCAGCCGGAATCCGATCGGGCGTCTCCGGTTCGTCTTCATCGTCCAGGCAATCGTGCTCGCTGCCCTGTACGTGACGACAGCGTCCGTTTCGCTTGGACTGATCAATATTGCTTTGATGTCATTGATGTCGATTTTATTGACGACTTCGACACAAATTTATCTGATCGATTTAGCGGAAAAGTTTAATCCGGAAGCGAAAGGACTTGCCGCTTCCCTGATGCCGGTCGCAAGCAATGTCGGGATTGCCTTCGGTTCTGCTTTAGGTGGACTCGTCTATGCGAACGGTCCGATCATGAATATCGCGCTTGTTGGTGGTGCCGTCGCTATACTCGCAGCTGCGTTGACGGCTGTCAGTCATCGCCTCGATCAGCGTTCATAA
- a CDS encoding OsmC family protein, whose amino-acid sequence MQATVTWNQKMGFSGETESGHHLAMDAAPENGGDNQAPRPTELLLHAVAGCTGIDIVSILEKMRLTLTSFEMDIEGERADDHPRRFTTISIHYRLEGDLPDDKVRRAIALSKDKYCSVSQSLNAEIEVYYSINGVRNEEPI is encoded by the coding sequence ATGCAAGCAACAGTCACTTGGAATCAAAAGATGGGCTTCAGCGGGGAAACCGAATCCGGACATCACTTAGCGATGGATGCAGCTCCGGAAAACGGTGGGGACAATCAGGCACCCCGGCCGACGGAGCTCTTGCTTCATGCCGTTGCCGGCTGTACCGGCATCGATATCGTCTCGATTTTAGAAAAGATGCGCTTGACGCTGACGTCATTTGAAATGGATATCGAAGGCGAACGGGCGGATGATCATCCCCGGCGTTTCACGACGATCTCGATTCATTACCGGCTCGAAGGTGATTTACCGGACGATAAAGTCCGCCGGGCGATTGCCTTATCAAAAGACAAATACTGCTCGGTCTCGCAATCGCTGAACGCGGAGATTGAAGTTTATTACTCGATCAACGGCGTCCGGAACGAGGAACCGATTTGA
- the nagZ gene encoding beta-N-acetylhexosaminidase gives MVPVLLASVLLAGCADEPVQPADPQPKPAKKTKPPQPDRPSAAERAEKQLKQTVSNMSTAEKVDQLLYIGVTGTALTQADRQLLQDHALGGVLLLGGNITSTDQLKTFTTAIAKAQTADSKAFLGFDEEGGRVSRVPDAQLKLPPSLSFGHKNDPALMKEVGQTLGSISRFYGFNMDFAPVLDVNSNPANPIIGDRALSADPQQVARLGVPLMQGMKEEDIVPVVKHFPGHGDTTVDSHVGLPRVDATKAELEQTELVPFKRAIQEGAEMVMVAHILFPALDKTRPSSLSKPVMTGVLRDELKFDGVIITDDLVMGAITERYGLAQAASLALENGADMAMFSSPGAYASVHKEIMTRIKQGKLSRADLDQKVMRVLRLKQTYDLSETKRVDAYEKLIEQVKALESDIRH, from the coding sequence ATGGTCCCTGTTCTGTTGGCAAGCGTCCTCCTTGCCGGTTGTGCTGACGAGCCCGTACAACCCGCTGACCCGCAACCGAAGCCGGCAAAGAAAACAAAGCCGCCGCAGCCGGATCGACCTTCTGCTGCTGAACGGGCAGAGAAACAACTCAAGCAAACCGTTTCGAACATGTCGACGGCGGAAAAAGTCGATCAGTTGCTGTATATCGGGGTAACGGGAACAGCTTTGACACAAGCGGATCGTCAATTATTGCAGGACCATGCGCTCGGTGGTGTCCTGCTGCTTGGTGGCAATATCACTTCAACCGATCAACTGAAAACCTTTACAACAGCGATTGCCAAGGCGCAAACCGCTGATTCAAAAGCGTTCCTTGGCTTTGACGAGGAAGGCGGACGGGTCAGCCGGGTCCCGGACGCACAGCTCAAATTACCACCGAGCCTCTCGTTTGGTCATAAAAATGATCCGGCATTGATGAAGGAAGTCGGACAGACACTTGGTTCGATTTCCCGTTTTTACGGCTTTAATATGGATTTCGCACCGGTCCTTGATGTGAACAGTAATCCGGCGAATCCAATCATCGGCGACCGGGCGCTCAGTGCGGATCCGCAACAAGTCGCCCGGCTTGGTGTGCCATTGATGCAGGGCATGAAAGAAGAAGACATCGTTCCGGTCGTCAAACATTTTCCGGGACACGGGGATACGACCGTCGACTCACATGTCGGTCTACCGCGGGTCGATGCGACGAAAGCGGAACTCGAGCAGACGGAGCTGGTCCCGTTCAAACGGGCGATTCAGGAAGGGGCCGAGATGGTCATGGTCGCGCATATCCTGTTTCCGGCACTCGACAAAACCCGTCCGTCTTCGTTGTCGAAACCCGTCATGACCGGGGTGTTACGGGATGAGCTGAAGTTTGACGGTGTCATCATCACGGACGATTTGGTCATGGGAGCCATCACAGAACGGTACGGACTTGCCCAGGCGGCAAGTCTTGCCCTCGAAAATGGTGCGGATATGGCGATGTTCTCATCGCCCGGCGCATACGCGTCTGTTCACAAGGAAATCATGACACGGATCAAACAAGGTAAATTGTCGAGAGCAGACCTTGATCAGAAAGTCATGAGGGTATTACGCTTAAAACAAACGTATGACTTGTCGGAAACGAAACGCGTCGACGCGTATGAAAAGCTAATCGAGCAGGTCAAAGCGCTCGAATCGGACATACGACACTAA
- a CDS encoding thiamine phosphate synthase, with protein MSQLHLMTTGKRRPDILEQLLPKLALSVDRIHLREPLWSAKELVVCIETLVRRGVKAEQLIVHDRLDVAVVTGTGVQLTTRSIPVDLVRHRFPELVIGQSVHSLTEAIAAEQAGADYVLYGHIFETGSKPGVPPRGLDALKQVVDWTSIPVIAIGGITPDNLPDILATGCAGGAVLSGILGQASPVEAANRFRAVMQR; from the coding sequence ATGAGCCAGTTACATCTGATGACAACCGGCAAGCGGCGTCCGGACATACTCGAACAGCTGTTGCCGAAACTCGCACTATCCGTCGACCGGATTCATCTGCGGGAGCCGTTATGGTCAGCGAAGGAACTGGTCGTGTGCATCGAAACACTCGTGCGACGAGGCGTAAAGGCAGAGCAATTAATTGTCCATGACCGGCTGGACGTGGCAGTCGTCACCGGCACCGGAGTTCAGCTGACAACACGCAGCATTCCGGTCGACCTCGTCCGTCACCGTTTTCCGGAACTGGTGATCGGTCAATCGGTTCACTCGTTAACGGAAGCGATAGCGGCGGAACAAGCCGGTGCTGATTACGTCCTGTATGGCCATATTTTTGAGACGGGATCAAAACCGGGTGTACCGCCCCGGGGACTCGACGCCTTGAAACAAGTTGTCGACTGGACATCGATTCCTGTCATTGCAATTGGTGGCATTACACCGGACAATCTGCCGGATATCCTGGCGACCGGCTGCGCAGGCGGGGCCGTCTTGTCGGGCATTCTCGGTCAGGCGTCTCCGGTCGAAGCAGCCAACCGGTTCCGGGCGGTGATGCAACGATGA
- a CDS encoding FAD-binding oxidoreductase — protein sequence MTRPDVLIIGAGIIGLTLGYELLQRGKTVHLLEQSTVGQGATQAAAGMLATDEELLAPLHELARLSRTLYPEFVQQLFDETGLGSGYLEQPFHMQQAHHWRTFDSVGQVDPRLLAQALRSAIERRGGGIEEATVVARLVRDGQTVTGAETNRGLRAGRQIIVAGGRGSEELLQTVGVTINTLPVKGECLSVRLTTGQLNRTLFGDAVYLVPKADGRIIIGATERVGDESTTVSLNSIRLLLNAAVKLYPPLAEAVFVEAWSGVRPQTGDGLPYLGAVDGIDGLFVASGHHRHGILLAPATANVLADCLMGQTPRVTLDGFNSRRQEESR from the coding sequence ATGACACGCCCGGATGTTTTAATCATCGGAGCCGGCATCATTGGTTTGACGCTCGGCTATGAGCTCCTGCAGCGCGGGAAAACCGTTCATTTGCTTGAACAGTCAACTGTCGGTCAGGGAGCGACGCAAGCAGCAGCGGGAATGCTCGCGACAGATGAAGAATTGCTGGCACCGTTACATGAACTGGCCCGGCTGAGCCGGACGCTGTATCCGGAATTCGTGCAACAATTGTTTGACGAGACCGGTCTCGGAAGCGGGTATCTGGAACAACCGTTTCATATGCAACAGGCACATCACTGGCGGACGTTTGATTCGGTCGGACAGGTTGATCCGCGGTTGCTTGCACAAGCATTACGCAGTGCGATCGAACGACGGGGCGGGGGAATCGAAGAGGCAACGGTCGTAGCACGTCTCGTACGGGACGGACAAACGGTGACCGGCGCCGAGACGAACCGGGGGCTACGGGCGGGCAGACAAATTATTGTCGCCGGTGGTCGCGGATCGGAAGAATTGTTACAGACGGTCGGAGTGACGATTAACACACTTCCGGTCAAGGGCGAGTGTCTGTCTGTCCGGCTGACGACCGGACAACTCAATCGGACGCTGTTTGGTGATGCGGTCTATTTAGTCCCGAAAGCAGACGGACGGATCATCATCGGGGCGACGGAACGGGTTGGTGATGAATCAACGACCGTCAGTCTGAACAGTATTCGTTTGTTATTGAATGCAGCAGTAAAGCTCTATCCGCCGCTTGCAGAGGCCGTGTTCGTGGAAGCTTGGTCCGGTGTTCGACCGCAAACCGGGGACGGTCTGCCGTATCTCGGAGCAGTGGACGGAATCGATGGGTTGTTCGTCGCGTCAGGCCATCACCGGCATGGCATCTTACTGGCCCCTGCGACGGCCAACGTCTTGGCCGATTGTCTCATGGGGCAAACGCCAAGAGTGACACTGGATGGTTTTAACAGCCGACGACAGGAGGAAAGCAGATGA
- the thiS gene encoding sulfur carrier protein ThiS produces the protein MTIRLNGKNYALTEEIKTLHDLLEKLEIQGQVVIIEQNHQIIDRSSYPDTDVTSGDVIEIVHFVGGG, from the coding sequence ATGACTATCCGATTGAATGGGAAAAACTATGCTTTGACAGAGGAAATCAAGACGTTACACGACTTGTTAGAAAAACTGGAGATTCAGGGACAAGTCGTCATCATCGAGCAGAATCATCAAATCATCGACCGGTCGAGCTATCCGGATACGGACGTTACGTCCGGAGATGTCATTGAAATCGTTCATTTTGTAGGAGGCGGATAA
- a CDS encoding thiazole synthase gives MLEIGGKTFASRLLLGTGKYSDNEKQQQAVEASETNILTFSVRRLDVFAKEQNDPLAALDLSCYDLLPNTAGAKTAEEAVRLARLARASGMCDMVKVEVIGCDKTLLPDPIETLRAAEELIKDGFIVLPYTSDDLLLARRLEELGCHAIMPAASPIGSGQGILNPLALSFIIEQMSVPVIVDAGIGSPADAAYAMELGADGVLLNSAVAHAKDPVKMARAMKLAVEAGRLGFEAGRIEKKRYATASSPTTGISRP, from the coding sequence ATGTTAGAAATTGGCGGAAAAACATTTGCATCACGATTGTTACTGGGGACAGGAAAATATTCGGATAATGAGAAGCAACAGCAAGCGGTCGAAGCATCGGAAACAAACATTTTAACGTTTTCCGTCCGGCGTCTCGACGTCTTTGCAAAGGAACAGAACGATCCGCTCGCAGCGCTTGACTTAAGCTGCTATGATCTCTTGCCGAACACTGCGGGTGCGAAGACGGCGGAGGAAGCGGTCCGCCTTGCCCGCCTTGCCCGGGCCTCAGGGATGTGCGATATGGTCAAGGTCGAGGTAATCGGTTGTGACAAGACACTGCTGCCGGATCCGATTGAAACATTACGAGCAGCAGAGGAATTAATCAAGGATGGCTTCATCGTCTTGCCGTATACATCAGACGATTTGTTGCTTGCCCGTCGGCTCGAAGAACTCGGCTGTCATGCGATTATGCCGGCAGCATCACCAATCGGTTCCGGACAGGGCATCTTAAATCCGCTCGCGCTCAGCTTCATCATCGAACAAATGTCAGTACCGGTCATCGTCGACGCCGGCATCGGTTCACCGGCTGACGCGGCGTACGCGATGGAGCTCGGAGCTGATGGTGTCCTGTTGAATTCAGCCGTCGCGCATGCGAAAGACCCGGTCAAGATGGCACGTGCAATGAAGCTTGCGGTTGAAGCGGGACGACTCGGCTTTGAAGCAGGACGGATTGAGAAAAAACGGTATGCGACGGCGAGCAGTCCGACGACCGGGATCAGTCGCCCATGA
- a CDS encoding ThiF family adenylyltransferase, which yields MMDRYSRQIRFRPIGQEGQDQLGQRHVVIIGLGALGTASAEQLVRAGIGRVTLIDRDYVEWSNLQRQQLYTEQDVRNHLPKAVAAKRRLGAVNSTVTIEAIVEDVTAMNITRLVGQADLLVDGTDNFVVRMLMNDVAAKFRIPWIYGACVGSYGMTYTIRPGQTPCLHCLLNHLPKQQETCDTSGVISPVVQLVAAHQVTEALKYLTGAEAALRQTVLSFDVWNNQQSQINVVSLKQSSCPSCGDNPVYPYLNAQPLHFVTLCGRDTVQIRGEGTRDLIRLEQEMSGRGISCLRNPYLLMFETEQHRITAFADGRILLHGEADLAQAKRIYETYFEGTFTKK from the coding sequence ATGATGGACCGGTATAGCCGACAAATCCGCTTTCGTCCAATCGGACAGGAGGGGCAGGATCAACTGGGACAGCGGCACGTCGTCATCATCGGTCTCGGTGCACTCGGGACAGCGAGTGCGGAACAGCTTGTCCGGGCAGGAATCGGACGAGTGACTCTGATCGACCGGGATTACGTCGAGTGGAGCAATTTACAACGGCAACAACTCTATACGGAACAGGATGTCAGGAACCATTTGCCAAAGGCGGTTGCGGCGAAACGCCGGCTCGGTGCCGTCAATTCGACGGTGACGATCGAGGCGATTGTCGAAGATGTGACGGCAATGAATATTACACGGCTTGTCGGACAAGCAGATTTGCTTGTGGATGGGACCGATAACTTCGTTGTCCGGATGCTGATGAATGATGTTGCGGCAAAATTTCGGATTCCTTGGATTTACGGTGCATGTGTCGGCAGTTACGGCATGACCTATACAATCCGTCCGGGACAGACCCCTTGTCTGCATTGTTTGCTCAATCATTTGCCGAAACAGCAGGAGACATGTGATACGTCAGGCGTTATCAGTCCGGTCGTCCAGCTGGTTGCGGCGCATCAAGTGACGGAAGCATTAAAATACTTGACCGGAGCGGAAGCTGCATTACGGCAGACGGTGCTGTCATTTGATGTCTGGAACAATCAACAGAGCCAAATCAATGTTGTGTCCTTAAAGCAATCTTCTTGTCCGTCCTGCGGCGATAACCCGGTCTATCCTTACCTCAATGCTCAGCCACTTCACTTCGTGACATTATGCGGCCGGGATACCGTTCAAATCCGCGGGGAAGGGACCCGTGATTTAATTCGGCTTGAACAGGAGATGAGTGGCCGTGGGATCAGCTGTCTACGCAATCCGTATCTGTTGATGTTCGAGACGGAACAACATCGGATTACCGCCTTTGCCGATGGGCGGATCCTGCTTCACGGCGAAGCGGATCTTGCGCAAGCGAAACGGATTTACGAGACCTATTTCGAAGGGACGTTCACAAAAAAATAA
- a CDS encoding exonuclease SbcCD subunit D has translation MKWIHTADWHLGKIVHGESMLDNQRTVLQEFLQLLDREQPDAVIIAGDLYDRAVPPTEAVELLDTVLADIVLERKIPVVAISGNHDSAERLSFGTPLLQRAGLHLAGKLTEAIEPVQINGVRFYPVPFADPATVRYVYQDETIRTHDDAMRKIIETLDIDGPSVLVGHAFVIGGLETDSERQLSVGTAGQVSASAFAPFTYTALGHLHNPLAIKSETIRYSGSLLKYSFSEASHVKGVDILTLNENGTFDRRFEPLTAKRDLRELTGSLAELTDPAFVATQATDDYIKINLTDAEALIDPMGKLKKLYPNILHLERTGFTRESTRAVQASRDQVQAATLTDLFREFYEAVREKQPTDAMQAVLEEEAACVQND, from the coding sequence ATGAAATGGATTCATACTGCCGATTGGCATTTAGGAAAAATCGTTCATGGCGAATCGATGCTCGACAATCAGCGGACTGTTCTCCAGGAATTTCTACAATTGCTTGACCGGGAACAGCCGGACGCGGTCATCATTGCCGGTGATCTGTATGACCGTGCCGTCCCGCCGACGGAAGCGGTCGAACTGCTTGATACGGTGTTAGCCGACATTGTTCTGGAACGGAAGATTCCGGTCGTCGCGATCAGCGGCAACCATGATTCAGCGGAACGGCTGAGTTTCGGTACACCGTTATTACAACGGGCGGGTCTTCACCTGGCAGGTAAATTGACGGAGGCGATCGAACCGGTTCAGATCAACGGCGTCCGTTTTTATCCGGTGCCGTTCGCAGATCCGGCGACCGTCCGCTATGTCTATCAGGATGAAACAATCCGGACGCATGATGACGCGATGCGAAAAATCATCGAAACGCTGGACATCGATGGACCAAGTGTCCTCGTTGGGCATGCCTTTGTCATCGGCGGGCTTGAGACCGATTCCGAACGCCAATTGTCGGTCGGGACAGCGGGACAGGTCAGCGCAAGTGCGTTTGCTCCGTTCACCTATACGGCGCTCGGACATTTGCATAATCCACTTGCGATCAAGTCGGAGACAATCCGGTACAGCGGTTCGTTGTTGAAATATTCGTTTTCGGAAGCCAGTCATGTCAAAGGCGTCGATATTTTGACACTGAACGAAAACGGGACGTTTGACCGTCGCTTCGAACCGTTGACGGCCAAGCGCGATTTGCGTGAACTGACAGGCAGTCTTGCCGAACTGACGGATCCGGCATTTGTCGCAACACAAGCGACGGACGATTACATTAAAATCAACCTGACGGATGCCGAAGCCTTGATTGATCCGATGGGGAAACTAAAGAAACTGTACCCGAACATCCTCCATCTCGAGCGGACCGGCTTCACCCGCGAAAGTACCCGGGCGGTCCAGGCATCACGCGATCAGGTGCAGGCGGCGACGCTGACGGATCTGTTCCGGGAGTTTTATGAAGCAGTCCGGGAAAAACAACCGACGGATGCAATGCAGGCCGTCTTAGAGGAGGAAGCTGCATGCGTCCAGAACGATTAA